The Pedobacter roseus genome contains a region encoding:
- a CDS encoding rubredoxin — translation MDQTIIINFPGGIISPGNLYNILVAASKAKIAFVRFGLRQQLLVDTVNYNLPDFTVELDKLGIAYEVDNNNSPNIISSYPSEEIFIRNSWLTGGIYKDILDDIDYKPKVKVNICDSNQSFTPMLTGNINWIASSQAEHYWHLIIRFPKTNVIYEWKQLCYTNHIAKLTKAIEKIITDYPSQFIDNETANGEALFAYLNQEDFVLKIAEKPVALSTFNLPYYEGLNRYNNKYWLGIYRRDELFSIAFLKRLCQLCLDTKLGQFCCTSWKTIMVKGIEEKDKKLWNDLLEEFELNMRHAANELNFQVEDNCLEGLELKNFLVKHLSINDTRTFGICFGIKIRKKSEIFSSILIRKRYVIHLWEIKLFPVYDILCAKDFNPNERTGEIFSRGNLRLILPEQIRRAVYKFYKQRQMALKSNQLSVNTKTEDLSSKDKIVLYQCSNCLTVYNEQLGELENNISLGTAFNNLPEDYCCSLCEADKGSFVRVEQSELMVL, via the coding sequence ATGGACCAAACAATTATCATCAACTTTCCTGGCGGGATTATTTCTCCTGGCAATTTGTACAATATATTGGTGGCAGCCAGTAAGGCGAAAATTGCATTTGTTCGATTCGGTTTGCGCCAACAATTATTGGTTGATACCGTAAATTATAACCTGCCAGATTTTACGGTTGAATTGGATAAATTGGGCATTGCTTACGAAGTTGATAATAATAATTCGCCAAATATTATCAGTTCTTATCCATCGGAAGAAATTTTTATTCGCAACAGTTGGTTAACGGGCGGTATTTATAAAGATATTCTGGATGATATTGATTACAAGCCTAAAGTGAAGGTAAACATTTGCGATAGCAACCAGAGTTTTACGCCTATGCTTACAGGGAATATTAATTGGATTGCATCATCGCAGGCGGAACATTACTGGCATTTAATTATCCGTTTTCCAAAAACCAACGTAATTTACGAGTGGAAACAGCTTTGCTACACCAACCACATTGCAAAACTAACCAAGGCGATTGAAAAGATTATTACGGATTATCCATCGCAATTTATAGATAACGAAACCGCCAATGGCGAAGCACTTTTTGCCTATTTAAATCAGGAAGATTTTGTACTTAAAATTGCCGAAAAACCCGTTGCGTTATCAACCTTCAATTTACCTTATTATGAAGGTTTAAACCGTTACAACAATAAATATTGGCTGGGCATTTACCGTAGAGATGAATTGTTTAGTATAGCTTTTTTGAAACGCCTATGCCAGTTGTGTTTAGATACCAAACTTGGTCAGTTTTGTTGCACTTCATGGAAAACCATTATGGTAAAAGGCATCGAAGAAAAAGATAAAAAACTCTGGAATGATTTACTGGAGGAATTTGAACTTAATATGCGCCATGCTGCAAACGAACTCAATTTTCAGGTAGAAGATAATTGTTTGGAAGGACTGGAATTGAAGAATTTTTTGGTTAAGCATTTAAGTATTAACGATACCCGAACTTTCGGTATTTGCTTTGGCATTAAAATCCGAAAAAAGAGCGAAATTTTTAGTAGTATTTTAATCCGAAAACGATACGTGATTCATTTATGGGAGATAAAATTATTTCCAGTTTACGATATTCTTTGTGCAAAAGATTTTAATCCTAATGAACGTACTGGAGAGATTTTTAGTCGCGGCAACCTACGTTTAATATTGCCTGAGCAGATTAGACGAGCGGTTTATAAATTTTATAAGCAGCGCCAAATGGCTTTAAAAAGTAACCAGCTATCAGTTAATACGAAAACCGAAGATTTATCAAGCAAGGACAAAATTGTGCTTTACCAATGTAGCAATTGCTTGACGGTTTACAATGAGCAGCTTGGAGAACTGGAAAATAACATCTCGCTAGGCACAGCTTTTAACAATTTACCAGAGGATTATTGTTGTAGCCTCTGTGAAGCAGATAAAGGTAGTTTTGTGCGAGTTGAGCAATCGGAGCTGATGGTGCTATAG
- a CDS encoding RNA polymerase sigma factor, whose translation MRIYGSYSDSELAFLLTKGDELAFTEIYNRFYALLFIHASKRLNDEEEAKDLLHQLFESLWVKRMQVAPDGNLSGYLYAAVRNRILDVFAHSKVENKYVASLQDYIDQDHVQTDHLVREKQMSMLIEQEINALPPKMREIFILSRKENKSHKEIAIQLGLSELTVKTQVKKALKILKSRLGLVIYVTLLFKTYR comes from the coding sequence ATGCGTATTTACGGTTCATATTCTGATAGCGAATTGGCATTTTTGTTAACTAAAGGTGATGAACTGGCCTTTACAGAAATTTACAATCGTTTTTATGCCTTACTTTTTATCCACGCCAGCAAACGCTTAAACGATGAAGAGGAAGCTAAAGATCTGCTTCATCAATTATTCGAGTCGCTTTGGGTTAAACGCATGCAAGTGGCACCTGATGGTAATTTATCAGGTTATTTATATGCTGCTGTACGCAACAGGATCCTGGATGTGTTTGCCCACAGCAAGGTTGAAAACAAATACGTAGCCTCTTTACAGGATTATATCGATCAGGATCATGTGCAAACTGATCATTTAGTGCGCGAGAAGCAGATGAGTATGCTTATTGAACAGGAAATAAATGCATTGCCACCCAAAATGCGTGAAATTTTTATCTTAAGCCGAAAAGAAAATAAATCTCATAAAGAAATTGCCATCCAACTCGGCCTTTCAGAACTTACTGTTAAAACACAGGTTAAAAAAGCGCTTAAAATTCTTAAATCAAGGTTGGGTCTCGTTATTTACGTTACTTTATTGTTTAAAACGTACCGATAA
- a CDS encoding FecR family protein yields the protein MEKNAKNLLDKYLAGIGTPEENAVIEDWYHQLPFENGSPDHHAIENSKEEVWQRLGPRVKSSRMIILKRVAIAASIILCLGMGLYFMVGRNSVPLTAKTELKDILPGGHKAILTLADGTIVNLDDAKNGEVASQNGIVIRKAKNGQLEYVVKEIPNAPLTGSNSIATPRGGQYQVSLPDGTRVWLNAATTLKYPYAFAKNERVVELNGEAYFEVAKDHTRPFRVKTDAQTVEVLGTHFNINAYADEAAVKTTLLEGAVKVSNASGSVNLHPGEQSRLNNGTAKLIVDQQVDIDKEMAWRNNIFSFDNDDLQTIMRQISRWYDVDVVYEGKITSEKYVGEIPKNSNLAEVFKILELNHVHIDARGKVLTVSGN from the coding sequence ATGGAGAAAAATGCAAAAAATCTTTTAGATAAATACCTGGCAGGCATTGGTACGCCTGAAGAAAATGCCGTTATTGAAGATTGGTACCATCAATTGCCTTTTGAAAATGGCTCGCCAGACCATCACGCGATCGAAAATAGTAAAGAGGAAGTTTGGCAGAGGTTAGGCCCACGTGTTAAATCTTCCCGAATGATCATCTTGAAGCGTGTTGCCATTGCAGCCAGTATTATTTTGTGCCTTGGCATGGGACTTTATTTTATGGTTGGGCGCAACAGTGTACCATTAACGGCCAAAACAGAATTAAAAGATATTCTTCCGGGGGGGCATAAGGCAATATTAACCTTGGCAGATGGAACGATAGTTAATTTAGACGACGCTAAAAATGGTGAAGTGGCCAGCCAGAATGGTATTGTGATCCGTAAGGCAAAGAACGGTCAGCTTGAATATGTGGTGAAAGAAATCCCGAATGCACCACTTACAGGTTCGAATAGTATTGCCACACCACGGGGCGGACAATACCAGGTAAGTTTACCCGATGGTACCAGGGTTTGGTTAAATGCAGCTACTACGTTGAAATATCCCTATGCGTTTGCTAAAAATGAAAGGGTAGTGGAACTCAATGGAGAAGCCTATTTTGAAGTGGCCAAAGATCATACCCGTCCGTTCAGGGTAAAAACAGATGCGCAAACAGTTGAAGTACTGGGTACGCATTTTAATATCAATGCTTACGCTGATGAAGCCGCTGTGAAAACCACTTTATTGGAAGGTGCGGTAAAAGTAAGCAACGCTTCGGGCAGTGTTAACCTGCATCCTGGTGAGCAATCAAGACTAAATAACGGCACAGCTAAATTAATTGTCGACCAACAGGTTGATATTGACAAAGAAATGGCCTGGAGGAATAATATATTTTCATTTGATAATGATGATCTGCAGACCATTATGCGGCAGATTTCGAGATGGTATGATGTGGATGTAGTTTATGAGGGCAAAATTACATCAGAAAAATATGTGGGCGAAATACCAAAGAACAGTAACCTGGCTGAGGTATTTAAAATATTAGAACTTAACCACGTTCATATTGATGCAAGGGGAAAGGTACTTACCGTATCAGGAAATTAA
- a CDS encoding Crp/Fnr family transcriptional regulator, translating into MKKNSSCNLESCLMCRHTLPEWHAAIGSHKRNFVAKKGEVIIKEGEPVTGVYFVTSGNVKVHKHWGDKELIIRFANDGAIFGHRGISTANNSYPISATALETTSLCYVDIEFFKTSLKVNHDFAYNLLMFYADELQASEKKMRNLALMSVKGRLAIAILSLKEQFGLNSEGFLNLALSRQDLAAYTGATYETVFRTMNELLAEDLIHVKDKMIGILDETKLLDLSNK; encoded by the coding sequence ATGAAAAAAAACAGCAGCTGCAATTTAGAATCTTGCTTGATGTGCAGGCATACCTTACCTGAGTGGCATGCTGCAATTGGTAGCCATAAACGAAATTTCGTTGCTAAAAAGGGCGAAGTTATTATTAAGGAAGGTGAACCTGTAACAGGCGTCTACTTTGTAACATCTGGCAACGTTAAGGTTCATAAACATTGGGGCGATAAAGAACTTATAATCCGTTTTGCAAATGATGGTGCTATTTTCGGTCATCGGGGAATTAGCACAGCCAACAACAGTTATCCAATTTCTGCAACGGCTTTAGAAACGACTTCTCTTTGTTATGTTGATATCGAATTTTTCAAAACCTCGCTTAAAGTAAACCACGATTTTGCTTACAATTTATTAATGTTTTATGCTGATGAACTGCAAGCTTCAGAAAAGAAAATGAGAAACCTGGCGCTAATGTCGGTAAAAGGCAGGTTAGCTATTGCAATATTAAGCCTCAAAGAACAATTTGGATTGAATAGTGAGGGTTTTTTAAACCTGGCTTTAAGTCGGCAGGATTTGGCGGCTTACACAGGCGCAACCTACGAAACAGTGTTTAGAACGATGAATGAACTGCTTGCCGAAGACCTCATCCATGTTAAAGATAAAATGATTGGCATTTTGGATGAAACTAAACTGCTGGATTTGAGTAATAAGTAA
- a CDS encoding molybdenum cofactor guanylyltransferase: MMIGVVLCGGQSLRMGTDKGLLNHQDKLWAKLAADKLTSIGLQVKFSVNPTQEEKYNNYFDKAHLITDTQSLDLKGPLLGVLSAHLVNPNDDLFLLACDMLLMETDVLEKLKQTFAASKAFEAYIFIKNEQQEPLCGIYTSAGLKKILLMLQNGKLNKRSMKFVLSNLKVCEIIVEDKDYRCFDNFNSHAEVNEL, encoded by the coding sequence ATGATGATTGGAGTAGTTTTATGCGGCGGACAAAGCTTAAGGATGGGAACCGATAAAGGTTTATTAAACCATCAGGATAAACTTTGGGCAAAATTGGCTGCTGATAAATTGACATCCATTGGTTTACAAGTTAAATTCTCTGTTAACCCAACTCAGGAAGAAAAATACAACAACTATTTTGATAAGGCGCATCTAATAACAGACACTCAATCACTCGATTTGAAAGGACCTTTGCTCGGGGTTTTGTCGGCCCATTTAGTAAACCCAAATGATGATTTGTTTCTACTGGCTTGTGATATGCTGTTAATGGAAACTGATGTTTTGGAGAAATTAAAACAAACTTTTGCTGCATCTAAGGCTTTCGAGGCTTATATTTTTATAAAAAACGAGCAGCAAGAACCATTGTGCGGAATTTATACTTCAGCAGGCTTGAAAAAAATATTGCTTATGCTTCAAAATGGTAAGTTGAATAAGCGTAGCATGAAGTTTGTTTTATCAAATTTAAAGGTTTGTGAAATTATTGTTGAGGATAAGGATTATCGTTGTTTTGATAATTTTAATTCTCATGCAGAGGTTAATGAACTATAG